The following is a genomic window from Spirosoma foliorum.
TGTTCGAGCGGGTTCGGGGAACTACACCCGGCCGGAAGATCATGGTCGCAATCATGGCCGCATATGAGCTGATGATACGGGCGGCAATCAGCACCCCCGTTACCAGTACGCCATAGCCAATGGCGGTGCGAAGGGGAATACCCATTGTCTGTAGTCCTTCAACAATTTCGGGGAGTTCCAGACCGATGATTAGAAAGACAATGCCATTCAGGATAAATACGAAGCTTTCCCAAACACTAAAGCTTCGGATGCGGCTGGAGCTGTTTAAAAAAGACAGCCGTCGGGCCGACATAAATAAGCCGCCAGTGACCACGGCTAGGACGCCCGAACAATGCAATTGCTCGGCCGCCCAATACATAAAATAAGGCTCAATGAGCGTAAAGGCCATGTCGGACGAAGCATCGGTAGGCAGGCGTTTATGCGCCTGAACAAAGAACCACGCGAGGAATAAACCAACACCCACTCCGCCAATGACCATCCATAAAAAGCTCGTTGCGGCCTGCTGCCAAATGAACTGACCTGTACCGACTGCCACCAGCGCAAAACGGAAAATAATCAGCGAGGAAGCATCGTTGAGTAAGCTTTCTCCTTCCAGAATAGCGGAAGTGGATTTCGAGATCTTGACAAACTTCGTAATAGCACCCGTGCTAACCGCATCGGGGGGCGATACGATACCGCCTAACAAGAAACCCAACGCAATAGTAAAGCCGGGTATGAAGTAATGGGTAACGATAGCGACTGAAAATGCAGTAAAAAACACGACCAGAAAGGCAAAGCTGCCAATGATACGCCACCACTTCTTCATCTCTTTGAAAGAAACAGACCAAGCCGCTTCAAACAATAAGGGAGGGAGAAATATAAAGAAAATAAGATCGGGGTTGACCGTTACTCTGGGTAGCCAGGGTAAGAAACTGACCAGCAATCCGGCCACAACCAACAGAATAGGATAAGCAATTTTGAGTTTGGTTGCCAGCATCTCGAGCAGCACAATGGCGGCTATCATAGCGAGCAAAAAAGGCAAAATGGTATGCATTTAAAACAAGGGTTATCGTTCTTCTTTTATTTTTCAACACCAACAGTCAACCGGATGATTCCGCACGGCAGCAGCGTTTCCTGAAAGGTATCTGTTCTGATTTTCGGGGGTTGATCTTTCGGGATTCTATTGATTCTAGTCGATTCTATTGCATAGATTATCGATGAAAAAACTCGACCAGGATCAAAAGAATCTATAGAAACGTGTCCTCTGTCTGTGTCCTCACAGAACGCTTTGACAAAGGCTAATTCATAGGCGTTCTGTGAGGACACAGACCGAAGATGCCAGGCAGCCCCAATTCATTAACCCCAGTTTTTGTTTGATTAGCCACAATTATTCTCTGGCTCCAGGCGATTGATATACATTTGTTAGTTAGTTGACGAATTGAATGGGAACCTGGTTAAGAGCGCATCGCATCCATGTATTGATCGGAATTGCCCTGGTAATTCTACCACTATTTTATTTTGGATACAATGGGGTAAGCTGGTCTCCACTACGACCGCACGAACATCTAGTGCAGAATGGGCTAGCTTACATTTTCTTTGTCCTGTTCTCTTATTTAAATTATACTGTATTTGTACCCCGCTGGTTTCTGGCCAAACGGTATCGTCAGTATGCGATTGTTGTCATCAGCTGCATCTTAGCCGCCGTTTATCTTCCATATCGGATTGAGCAATGGGCTTTCTTCAAAGTACCAACAGAAAATACATTGCAAGCCTGGGCTCGCCAAATCTTTGTGGAGGAAATGATGCTGGTAGGCCCCTCAGGCCCCCCGTTTGAGTCGCGACCTGATGAGCCTGAACGCTCGTTTGAACCAGGCGATGGAAAATCTAGACCACATCGGTTTGGCAAACCTCCCCGGCCTCCATTTGGCGAACGCCGTGATAATCACGCTGGCCCTCCGTTTACGCTGCTTCTGCCTGTGAAGCTAGGCATCTTTTTCTTACTAGGCAGTCTGAGTACCCTTATTTCTATTTCCTTTCAGACCGCCAGTCGACTACATCAGGTTGAAAATGATCAATTACAGGCGGAGCTTCGCCAGCTCAAAGCCCAGATTCAACCGCATTTTCTGTTCAATACGCTCAATAGTATTTACGCCTTAGCCATTCGGCAGGATGAGCGAACCGCCGATACGATTGTGAAGCTCTCGGAATTCATGCGCTACATCATTCGCGATGCGCACCGGGATAAAGTAGCGCTGGCCAAGGAGATCAATTACATCGCGAACTATATCGATCTCCAAAAAGCCCGACTTCGCGATGCGGTTCAGATTAACTATCAGTTGGAGGGCAATGAGAGGCAGTTAGAAATTGCGCCCTTACTGCTGTTCTCCTTTATTGAAAACGCATTTAAATACGGGGTGAGTCCGGATGAAGACTCCAAAATTGACGTCCATCTGACAATAGAGGGAAGCAGCCTACACCTCTATGTCGCGAATAAAAAGGTACAGATCATCTCGTTCGAAAATTCAACAGGCGTGGGCTTACAAAATGCCCGAGAGCGGTTACGGCTTTTGTATCCACATGCCCATCAGCTAACCATCGACGATACTCTGACTGATTTTCATGTCCATTTAAGCCTGACATTATCTTGATGAAAGCCATTGCTCTCGACGACGAACGCCCTGCCCTGGATATCATTGACGCTTTCTGTAGCCGAATTGATTCTGTTGATCTGGCCAAAACTTTCACCCGCACTGGCGAAGCTCGCTTGTATCTGGAAACGAACCCCGTCGATCTAATTTTTTTAGACATCAATATGCCGAAGGAATCGGGACTGGATTTTTTTAAATCCATCACCCAGCAAACCCTCGTTATTTTCACGACGGCCTATAGCGAGTATGCGTTGGAAAGCTACGAAGTAGAAGCTGTTGATTATCTGCTAAAACCCTACACGTTCGAGCGGTTTACGAAAGCGATACAGCGCGCCCAAACACGATGGCGGGCGCTTCAGCAAACAAATGGCAACAGTCTTCCAGGAGCAGAGCAGGCACATCTTTTCTTCCGGGCTGATTACGGTCTGGTGAAAGTGACCGTGTCGGATATATTGTTTATTGAAGGGCTGGATAACTATCTGAAGGTTCATGTAAAAGAGGGGCCACCCGTGGTTTTACGACTTACGTTAAAAGCCATGCTGGAAAAGTTGCCTGCTGAAAAATTCATTCGCGTTCACCGGTCGTTTATTGTCCCGATCGACAAAATTCAGTCGATTCGGGGGCGTATGATTCTGATCGATGATGAGGAAATTCCCATCGGAAGCAGCTATGAAAAAGAGTTTTTTAGCCTGTTCATGAAATAAGGGATTGTTGACGTGCATTTTACCTCACGGCAGCGGACGACTCTTATTTTCAGGGGAGGGGTGTGGAGCCAGTCTTTGTTAGGCGTAGTCCATACTACGCTCTTTAACGAAACTAGAGAGCAAACGAATCTCTGGCATAGGCTAACCAGCTCTGTAAGAGCATCCTGTTAATAGATGTTATCGTTGATTATGAGCTCAAAGCGCCGTAGGTGCGACCTAATTTCATCCATATAGGTCGCACCGCTCCGGCGGCCCGGCTCCGGCGCTTCGGGTTATGGAAAATTCTTTGTTTTCTATTAACAGGCCACTCCTAACGGAGTTTCGAATAGGCCCAATGTGTATATGTCATAGATGGGGGAAACAGACCGAGGATACGCATTTAACCTCATTGCAGCGGCCGCCCGTCCCCGGCCCCTCCCCTTATTTCCAGGGGAGGGGCCGGGGACGGGTAAATTCCAGCTTTACCCCATAATTTTCCTTATTCACCACAAAGTCGAACTAATTACCCCCAGAGTAGTAGAGTTAACCACTCTTTTCCCAGTTCCTCATTTTTGCGGATGACCTTTGTTTGGTGGGAGCGATCATCGGTAGTCAACGCCCTGAATTGTAGAACCTAATTGGCCAATAACGGCTCGTTCACCACAACATTTCAACTCTTTACCCCAACTGCACATAGGGTGTGCAACAGCGATAAGCGGTTTTAAGTAATTGATTATGTACGCAATTAGTCAGCTGAGTTGAGCTTAGTCAACAGCCATTATGAAACGCAAAAACCTATCTATCTTCCTGCTGTTACTCTTTAGTTTCAGCCACATTTTCGAATCCTGCAAATCAACGGAAGTTGAGACCAGTACGACTACGAGTGGTGGTAGTACATCAACGGGCTCGACGACGAGCAACTCGAGCACGATCACGACAACCTTATCTACGACAGCTACAACAACGACCTGTAATTCGACGGGTGTTGCTCAGATCGTTTGTCTGGCCGAAGCCTTTAAGTCAACGTTGTCCAGTACACAGCTGGCCACTACGCAACTTACCTACTCCAAAACTAACGCGCAGAAATGGTCGAACCTGCCTGCAGGAATGTCGGCTCGAATCGGGATCAATCTTGGTTCACTCAGTGACACCCAACTGGCCGCTTTCCGTAACCTAATGGTAGCCGTATTGTCGCTGAATACGACCAACGAAGGGTACGACGAGATGATTGGTAATCTGGTTGCCGATGATTACCTAAACACCATTGGTGGTGGTTCAGATTATGGCGCGGGTAACTATTATATCTCGTTTTTAGGCACGCCGAGTACTAGCAGCCTATGGGCGATTTTGTTCACGGGGCACCATTATACGCAACCGTTTACCTTCAATGGAGGAGCAAATACCGGGGTAACGCCCGCGTTTCGGGGTACTGAGCCGCAGGCGGCTGTTACGGCAGCCAACCGAACCTATCAGGCTTTTGAACAGGAACGCGTGGCCTTTGCCGCCATGCTGACGGGACTGAGCACAGCGGAACAAACGACGGCTAAGCTATCCGGTTCCTACAATGACTTGGTATTAGGACCAGGGCAG
Proteins encoded in this region:
- a CDS encoding Na+/H+ antiporter, which gives rise to MHTILPFLLAMIAAIVLLEMLATKLKIAYPILLVVAGLLVSFLPWLPRVTVNPDLIFFIFLPPLLFEAAWSVSFKEMKKWWRIIGSFAFLVVFFTAFSVAIVTHYFIPGFTIALGFLLGGIVSPPDAVSTGAITKFVKISKSTSAILEGESLLNDASSLIIFRFALVAVGTGQFIWQQAATSFLWMVIGGVGVGLFLAWFFVQAHKRLPTDASSDMAFTLIEPYFMYWAAEQLHCSGVLAVVTGGLFMSARRLSFLNSSSRIRSFSVWESFVFILNGIVFLIIGLELPEIVEGLQTMGIPLRTAIGYGVLVTGVLIAARIISSYAAMIATMIFRPGVVPRTRSNIGRFLIPLLLGWTGMRGVVSLAAALAIPITLDNGSPFPERNLILFITFVVILLTLLVQGLTLPYIITRSGLFQGLDGESEESSKQKMKHGLKQHVYQFLKNKYESEPNGNAGLEKILKQWEERAKATDDSWMNGKTKILFVELLEIQRQYLTELNKDPQIDEEIIRNQLYQLDLEEERLKII
- a CDS encoding sensor histidine kinase, giving the protein MGTWLRAHRIHVLIGIALVILPLFYFGYNGVSWSPLRPHEHLVQNGLAYIFFVLFSYLNYTVFVPRWFLAKRYRQYAIVVISCILAAVYLPYRIEQWAFFKVPTENTLQAWARQIFVEEMMLVGPSGPPFESRPDEPERSFEPGDGKSRPHRFGKPPRPPFGERRDNHAGPPFTLLLPVKLGIFFLLGSLSTLISISFQTASRLHQVENDQLQAELRQLKAQIQPHFLFNTLNSIYALAIRQDERTADTIVKLSEFMRYIIRDAHRDKVALAKEINYIANYIDLQKARLRDAVQINYQLEGNERQLEIAPLLLFSFIENAFKYGVSPDEDSKIDVHLTIEGSSLHLYVANKKVQIISFENSTGVGLQNARERLRLLYPHAHQLTIDDTLTDFHVHLSLTLS
- a CDS encoding LytR/AlgR family response regulator transcription factor codes for the protein MKAIALDDERPALDIIDAFCSRIDSVDLAKTFTRTGEARLYLETNPVDLIFLDINMPKESGLDFFKSITQQTLVIFTTAYSEYALESYEVEAVDYLLKPYTFERFTKAIQRAQTRWRALQQTNGNSLPGAEQAHLFFRADYGLVKVTVSDILFIEGLDNYLKVHVKEGPPVVLRLTLKAMLEKLPAEKFIRVHRSFIVPIDKIQSIRGRMILIDDEEIPIGSSYEKEFFSLFMK
- a CDS encoding DUF3500 domain-containing protein encodes the protein MKRKNLSIFLLLLFSFSHIFESCKSTEVETSTTTSGGSTSTGSTTSNSSTITTTLSTTATTTTCNSTGVAQIVCLAEAFKSTLSSTQLATTQLTYSKTNAQKWSNLPAGMSARIGINLGSLSDTQLAAFRNLMVAVLSLNTTNEGYDEMIGNLVADDYLNTIGGGSDYGAGNYYISFLGTPSTSSLWAILFTGHHYTQPFTFNGGANTGVTPAFRGTEPQAAVTAANRTYQAFEQERVAFAAMLTGLSTAEQTTAKLSGSYNDLVLGPGQDGKFPATKSGLQVGNLSSDKQALVLSAIKLYVNDLDANLAASILTKYTSELANTYISYSGTTAMASQGDYVRVDGPSVWIEFSYQGGVIIKNTPHSHSVWRDHTSDYGGN